In a single window of the Thermus amyloliquefaciens genome:
- the nuoE gene encoding NADH-quinone oxidoreductase subunit NuoE — protein sequence MGFFDDKQDFLEETFAKYPPEGRRSAIMPLLRRVQQEEGWIRPERIEEIAQLVGTTATEVMGVASFYSYYQFVPTGRYHLQVCATLSCKLAGAEELWDYLTEELGIGPGEVTPDGLFSVQKVECLGSCHTAPVVQVNDEPYVECVTRARLRALLEGLRAGKRLEEIELPGKCGHHVHEVEV from the coding sequence ATGGGATTCTTTGACGACAAGCAGGACTTCCTGGAGGAAACCTTTGCCAAGTACCCACCGGAAGGGCGCCGCTCCGCCATCATGCCCCTTTTGCGGCGGGTGCAACAGGAGGAGGGCTGGATCCGCCCGGAGCGGATAGAGGAGATCGCCCAGCTGGTGGGCACCACGGCCACGGAGGTCATGGGGGTGGCGAGCTTTTACTCCTACTACCAGTTCGTGCCCACGGGGCGGTACCACCTCCAGGTCTGCGCCACGCTTTCCTGCAAGCTGGCCGGGGCCGAGGAGCTTTGGGACTACCTCACGGAGGAGCTGGGCATCGGCCCGGGGGAGGTGACCCCGGACGGCCTTTTCAGCGTGCAGAAGGTGGAGTGCCTGGGCAGCTGCCACACGGCCCCCGTGGTCCAGGTGAACGACGAACCCTATGTGGAGTGCGTGACCCGGGCCAGGCTTAGGGCCCTCCTCGAGGGGCTCAGGGCCGGCAAGCGCCTGGAGGAGATCGAGCTTCCCGGCAAGTGCGGGCACCACGTGCACGAGGTGGAGGTATGA
- the nuoD gene encoding NADH dehydrogenase (quinone) subunit D, whose translation MKDYLDLDLEVAEEPKELRTEVMTLNVGPQHPSTHGVLRVVVTLSGEEVLDLVPHIGYLHTGFEKNMENRTYTQVITYTPRMDYLHSFAHDLAYALAVEKLVGAVVPPRAQTIRIILNELSRLASHLVFLGTGLLDLGALTPFFYAFREREAILDLFEWVTGQRFHHNYIRIGGVKEDLPEEFVPELKKLLQVLPHRIDEYEALFAESPIFYERARGVGVIPPEVAIGLGLTGGSLRASGVNYDVRKAYPYGGYETYRFDVPLGEHGDVFDRMLIRIREMRESVKIIQQALERLEPGPVRDPNPQITPPPRHLLETSMEAVIYHFKHYTEGFHPPKGEVYVPTESARGELGYYIVSDGGSMPYRVKVRAPSFVNLQSLPYACKGEQVADMVAIIASLDPVMGDVDR comes from the coding sequence ATGAAGGACTACTTGGACCTGGACCTAGAGGTGGCGGAGGAGCCTAAGGAGCTCCGCACCGAGGTGATGACCCTCAACGTGGGCCCCCAGCACCCCTCCACCCACGGGGTCTTGCGGGTGGTGGTGACCCTCTCCGGCGAAGAGGTCCTGGACCTGGTGCCCCACATCGGCTACCTCCACACGGGCTTTGAGAAGAACATGGAGAACCGGACGTATACGCAGGTGATCACGTATACGCCCCGGATGGACTACCTCCACTCCTTCGCCCACGACCTGGCCTACGCCCTGGCGGTGGAGAAGCTGGTGGGGGCCGTGGTGCCGCCTCGAGCCCAGACCATCCGCATCATCCTGAACGAGCTCTCCCGCCTGGCCAGCCACCTGGTCTTCCTGGGGACCGGGCTTTTGGACCTGGGGGCCCTCACCCCCTTCTTCTACGCCTTCCGCGAGCGGGAGGCCATCCTGGACCTCTTTGAGTGGGTTACGGGCCAGCGTTTCCACCACAACTACATCCGCATCGGCGGGGTCAAGGAGGACCTTCCCGAGGAGTTCGTGCCCGAGCTGAAGAAGCTCTTGCAGGTCCTGCCCCACCGCATCGACGAGTACGAGGCCCTCTTTGCGGAAAGCCCCATCTTCTACGAACGGGCCCGGGGGGTGGGGGTGATCCCCCCTGAGGTGGCCATCGGGCTGGGCCTCACCGGGGGCTCCTTGCGGGCCAGCGGGGTGAACTACGACGTGCGCAAGGCCTATCCCTATGGGGGCTACGAGACCTACCGGTTTGACGTGCCCCTGGGGGAGCACGGGGACGTGTTTGACCGGATGCTCATCCGCATCCGGGAGATGCGGGAGTCGGTGAAGATCATCCAGCAGGCCCTGGAGAGGCTGGAGCCGGGGCCGGTGCGGGACCCCAACCCCCAGATCACCCCGCCCCCCAGGCACCTCCTGGAGACCTCCATGGAGGCGGTCATCTACCACTTCAAGCACTACACCGAGGGCTTCCATCCCCCCAAGGGCGAGGTCTACGTGCCCACGGAATCCGCCAGGGGCGAACTGGGGTACTACATCGTCTCCGACGGGGGGAGCATGCCCTACCGGGTCAAGGTGCGGGCCCCCAGCTTCGTGAACCTGCAAAGCCTCCCCTACGCCTGCAAGGGGGAGCAGGTGGCCGACATGGTGGCCATCATCGCCAGCCTAGACCCGGTGATGGGCGACGTGGACCGATAG